From Amphiprion ocellaris isolate individual 3 ecotype Okinawa chromosome 2, ASM2253959v1, whole genome shotgun sequence, a single genomic window includes:
- the bloc1s2 gene encoding biogenesis of lysosome-related organelles complex 1 subunit 2 → MAATGDDAAAMDSISRAPAAHLAALNTTASASGPAEGPEDAAESLTAASRRPGTNSDGGVETAEEAVEPAEPDINELCTDMFEKMAIFLQGELTATCEDYRLLENMNKLTSLKYMEMKDISINISRNLQDLNNKYASLQPYLDQINQIEEQVSSLEQAAYKLDAYSKKLEARFKKLEKR, encoded by the exons ATGGCTGCAACTGGAGACGACGCTGCAGCTATGGACAGCATCTCCAGGGCACCGGCGGCCCATTTGGCAGCTCTGAACACGACTGCAAGCGCCAGCGGTCCCGCAGAGGGCCCGGAGGATGCGGCAGAAAGTCTGACGGCCGCTTCCAGGAGACCCGGCACGAACA GTGATGGTGGTGTGGAGACAGCAGAGGAGGCTGTGGAGCCTGCAGAGCCCGACATCAACGAGTTGTGCACTGATATGTTTGAAAAGATGGCCATCTTCCTGCAAGGAGAACTAAcag CCACTTGTGAGGATTACCGTCTATTGGAGAACATGAACAAGCTTACTAGTCTGAAATACATGGAAATGAAAGACATTAGTATCAACATCAGCCGCAACCTGCAGGATCTCAACAATAAGT atgctaGTCTACAGCCCTACTTGGACCAAATAAATCAGATTGAAGAGCAAGTATCCTCACTTGAACAAGCTGCTTACAAACTGGACGCATATTCCAAAAAACTGG aAGCCAGATTCAAAAAACTGGAGAAGCGATGA